Within Cystobacter ferrugineus, the genomic segment ACCCAGCCCCCCCTTGCCTGACGCCCTGAGCAAGAGCCCTCTGACCATGGCGCTGCGGCTCTCTCCCAAATACATGCCGGAGGGCATTCGCGAGGGCGCCGAGGAACTCTTCCGCGACCCGGCATTCCTTGCCGGAGTCGCTGTCTCCCTGGTGGTCTACGTCACGTCATGGGCAGCACCCGAGCCGCTGTTCACGAAAACCTTCGCGGTAGGAGCAACGGTCGTGCTCGTATCTGCCTTTTCCCTGGCTGAACTGGCGCATGCTGGCGGAGCCGCTCTGAAGCTGTACCAGGCCACGCGCGACATTCATACACTGGAAGAGGTGGAGGAGGCGGCAAGGTACTTCGGTCGGTACGCAGGAGGGGCAACGCTGCGGGTGATGGTCACAGTGGCGAGCTGGGGAGTGGCCAAGGTGGCGCCGAAGCCACTCCCGGGTGGGATGGAACGGACATGGACCGGGCTCAAGGATCTGCTCTGGTTGCCCCAGCGTTTCGCTCTGACGGAGAGGGCGGAGCTTATCGAAGCCGCCGCGTCGAGCACGGTGCGCGTGGGCGTGAAGCAGGGAGTGCTCCTCATGGCAGGCGTGGCAACGGGCGCGACCGGTGCCTCGCTCCGCTCCGCATGCGGCGATGGTGTCTTCAATCTGCTCGGTTACACCTGGCATCACCTCGCGACGAACAAGAACAGGATTTCAGACGAGGAGGCCCCTGGACGCCGCTCTTCGAAATCATCTTCGCCAAGGCGGGAATGAGCCTGGAAGATGCCGCGAACAAGGTCTATCTGCGGAAGCACGCGGGACCCCATTCCGAAGCGTACCATACAGAAATCTTCGATCGCCTCAACGAGGCCGTGCGAACGTGCCCGAACAAGGGCGCTTGCAGGATCGCGTTGACAAGAGAACTCAACAAGATCGCAGACGAAGTCTGCACCCCGGGCTCCAGGCTCCACCGACTGGCTACCACACCCTGATCTTCCGTCGAGGAGAGCGGCTTGAGATACTATAAACTTTCAAACGACATGCGCATCCTGGATCGATGGACGTTGGGCGATCCAATGGATGGAAATGGCCAGGAACTCTGGCATGGGCATCTGACAGAAGGGACCCCCATCTCGGTGCAGGGGCCCGTCCGCATCGGGCTGTATGCACCCGGGCGTCCGCTGGATTTTTCGACCACCGCGCTCGGCGTCCCCATCATCCACGGCAAGGTCAAAAAGCTCCTCGAGCCACGCGGGTTGAGCAGCCAGATGCAGTTGTTCCCCATCATCGTTGAAGGGCAAGCAGAGCCCTATTACCTGTTGAACCTGCTCCGAGTCGTTCGCTGCATCGACGATGCGCGGTGTGAAGAGGTTGCGTATCGAACCGTCGAGGACGGCTACGAGGACAGAATCGGTGAATACCGTAACGTGGTCGGCATGCGCATCGACCCGAGCAAGGTGGGGGACGCCGAGATATTCCGCCCGTGGGGCTGGCAGACGAACATCATCGTTTCCGAGCGAGTCAAGCGTGCCATGGAGGAGTCCGGTATGACAGGTGCGCGCTTCACGGAGGTTTGACGGATATTCCCACCAGCCAATGCCCGTCGTCTCCCTGTTGCCGCTCACCGCCGACGGCCCATCATCCGTTTCTCCCTGTGCTCCTTGGACGCCTCCGTGTAACCCATGGATGCTCTCCCCTACGTGTCTCAGCAGGAGGCATGGAGAAGGGCTACACCTCCCTGAACTTCGTTCCCGTGACGCCAATGCGCTCCATGGTCCCCTTACCTCCTCGGAGACGATTTCGAGAAGAGCACCCCGACGCCAATCAAACAGACATGTGGCGCTTCGCATTCGAGCTCATGGACCGGTTTGGCGTCAATAGTCCCCTTGTCGCTTATTATTGCCAGGATCGATAAGGAAGCCATGAATTACTTCAGGATGAAGGAAGACAGGGCGGCGGACTATACAGGCTTCGTTGATGCTGCCCATCGTTGGGGACTTCCTGGCATTTACTGCCCCGTGTGCAAGTCCACCTGGAGTGGAGGAGCCAAGGTATATCCCTCCGTGGATCTGACACCAGTGATTGCGCTGGCTGACTTCGAGGAAGCTCGTACCGAGCCCATCGAGGAGTATGAGCGGCTGAGTGAACTGGTCCGTCCGCTGTTGCCACCGGGAGCCCAATTGGAACCTGGTGCGGCATTCGGGCCGCTCGTGGGTAAGGCACAGGGTCGTTTCAGGCAGTTCGTCTCCAACTACTCTTTCTTGATCCTGATTCGCCGCGAGACGTACGAGCAGCTTCAGTCCGAGCCCCTGCGCGGACTCAAGGGGTGCCGGATGGAGGTGCGCTTTCGTCAGCGCAATCCTCCCGAGCTGCTCGAACTGGAACTCATCCCCCATGGACGCGTACATCCAGACTGCCTTCCGCCGGACCGCAAGCCCCCATGCCCTCGCTGTCATCGCCGGGGCATTCCACTCCCCAAGGACCTCCTCCTGGACGCCACTACGCTCCCCACCGAGCTGGACCTTTTCCGCCTGGAGGACTTCCCCACGGTGGTGGTTTGCACCAAGCGCTTCGTCGAAGCCTGCCAACGCCTGGGGCTGGATGGCCTCGCCTTCGCGCCGCTCCCAGTGCGCTGAGAACACCACTCATCAAGCGCCCCCCAGCGAGGGCGGAGCCGAAGCCACAGGGGGAAGGTGTCGGGGAAGGTGTCAAAAGGACTCGTTCAGACACCTCGTTTCCTACGAATCGTCTGACACCCTTCCAGACACCCTTCCAGGAGGTGATTCCAGGCGTCAACTCCCCTGACAAGGGGGGGGCACCTGCCCACCCCCTCAACACGCCTCCCATCCTTGCTTGGACGCATACGCGGTGGGTGTGGCCCGGTGTCGGGATCAGCGGGCCTCCAGTTCCTTGAAGACGACCCCCTCCAGTTCCAGGCGGCGTACCGCGTCCACCAGGCCCTCATTGGCGATGATGCGCGTCGAGGCGTCGGCCAGCCGGAAGATGTCCACATGCCGCGGCAGTGAGGCCGCGTCGAGACGATACGGGTCTGGGACGCTGTGGCCCATGACGACACCACAGGTGGGGCACGGAGGGTTCGGAGGCGGTAGGCAGTCCGGGTGGAATCGCCCGTGGATTTCGAGCTGGATGTCCCGCAGGTCGGGGGCGTGTTTGGTCCGGAATCGCACCTGGGTGGGGCAGCCGATCAGGCCACGTACGCCCGCGCTCCGCAAGCGATCCAGGGCCTCGCGGCGCATGCAGAGGGACCAGGGGTTCTGCATGACGAGCTGGCCGAAGTAGCCCTGGCCGCTCCCCTGCAGCGGGCCAAAGCGCGCTCCCGATGTAAGCACGGCATAGGCAGGCGCCAGGGGCCGCACCAACTCGCGCAGCCGGATGAACTCCTCACGCGGAACGGGCCAGGAATCGGATAGCTTCCCCTGGTCCTGGGGCGGCAGAGCTGACAGGTCCACGCAAGGGTATTGGCCCATCGTATACTCCTCTGGCGGCAAGTCACAGACAGGGCAACGCTCCACACCGGGCAGCCCCCACTTGTGGGCAGCGTTCAGATTGCCCGTGTAGCGGGGGGACGGGTCTCTTTTCAACTCGTAGAATTTCATGCGATCGAGTCTCGAGTCCGAAGTTCAAGGGGCGAGGAGTTCGGGTCCAGGGGCTGGCACCGGAGCGTTGTACGGCCTGATGGGGCCGGCGATGTCGAAGCGCAAAGCCAGCTCGAAGGCCTTACGGATCAGGACCTCCCGCGGCACATAACCTGGATTGGCGTTGATGTATTGCCGCCACGCCTGATTCCACGGGCCGCCATTCGCTCCATGATGGATGCGCAGGTGCACGTGCTCCGGGATCCGCATCGTCCACTCGTGGATGTTGATACCGCGGGCCCTGAACCATGGCCTGAACTCCTGCGCCTGGGGATGAAGCCCCGCCCGCCTCCAGTTGCGCTGGGCACTGGGTGCGCGAAAAGGCGAGCGAGGGAATCGTGCCAGCTCCGCACCATGCGCCAGGGGCACTTGCGTGAGCGCCTCCGGGTCCACGTCCGCGCAGTCGAAGAAGGCACACTCGCCCTCGTCACAGGCGAGCACGACGCACTGGTCGGCATCCGCGTCGTCGCAGGCGGTGGTGTCGTCAGGCTCGGCGCCCTCCAAGGCGGGTTGTGTGGCGCACGCGGCCAGCACCAGCGCGGAGAGGAAAAGCGGCAGCAGGGGACGAGGCCGGGGGACTCGGGTCATGGGGACGCCGAGTCTAGGGTGTGCAACGGCTGGATGTCATACGAGCAGGGAAGCACCCGGGTGTCCGTGCCGGGACCGCCAGAGCCGCGCGCACCTCCTCGGCCGTCGTGTCCAGCTTCTCGGCAACAGTGGGCATGTGCCATGTCTCCGCTACCGTGCCCTCGGGATGCATGCCGGAAGTGTACGCCTCGGATGAGATCGCCCTGATGCTGGAGGTGGCTAAGCGGGTTGGCGACGGCGCTGGAGGACTCCAAGCTGTACGAGACCATCCGCTACACCTCCGTGAACTTCGTTCCCATGGCCCCAATGAGCTCCATGGCCCCTTTACCTCCTCGGAGACGATGAGCGCGATGGTCCACCCCCAGGAATGGAAGAGCTTCGCGGCACCGACCTTGAAGGGCTCGATGCACATGCCGTGAACACCCTGGTACTGAACCTTCTCGGGCCGTCCATCCTCCCGACCTCCCGAGTTCCATCGACATCCCACGGAGGGAGGAGGAGCCTGACCCACCGCTCCTGCAGGGTGCATCTCCGTCCGAAGCGGACCCACAACCACTCGACAGGACCTGTACTTCACCTTGACTTGTTGGGTCAAATCCGTTCCGCTGGTCGCTGACTGGAGAGGGCGCGTACGTGGCGAGTGACCAGAATGGAAAGGACGGTGGACGTGGGCGGTTTGAACGGGGTGCGGCCTACGAAGAGGTAGGGCCCGGCCTGGGCCGCCTCCACGACGCGTGGGACGTGGAGACAGGGCGGCCGGCCTTGCAACTGCTGCCCACGGACCGCGTGGACTGGCAACCCGAGGGGCCCTGGCGGGTGTCCCTCTTCTGCAAGCCGCATCCGGCCTCGGTGACACTGAGGGTGGAGGAGACACCCGCGTCCGTGCCCGTCTCGGAGCTGGCGGACATCCTCGTGCTCACGACCGCCGCCGTCACGCGAATAGAGAACAGTCCCCGTCTCCGGGACCACCTCGCCTCGGGCCTGTCGCTCCCACCAGTCCCACCCAGCTCACGCCGGAACTCGGGGCACACCGTGACGAACTGGACGGGCCTCTGGCTGGGTCTGGGATTCTGGCTGCTGACGAGTCTCTCCGAGCCCCTCCCTCCTCCCGTGGAGGAGACACCCGACGTCTTCTCTCAGGAAGACGCCTCGTCCCTCGTTGACCTGGAGGCGTCCGACCCGGTGGCCCTCACCTACCCCCTGCCCGCCAAACCCTTTCGCAATCAGGCAGTGCCCCCCTGCAAAACCAACAAGGGCGCGGTGGAAATCAAGGGTGGGTGTTGGGTGGAACTCGCTCAAAAGCCTCCCTGCTTCAGCGATCAGGCCGAGTACCAGGGCAAGTGCTACCTGCCCGTCGCCAAGCCCCAGCGGCTGCCGCAATCCGCCGCTCCTTGACGGAAAACATGAGGCCGGAGGCAAGGCAATAGAACGTCGAGGGGTTCCCAGAAGGGTGTCAAACGATTCGTAGGGGCGATTTGGAGAGTGCTGGGTGGACGGCCTTCATGCGGAAAATGGATGCGGCGTGATCGAACTCAGCGGGCGTACATTTCGCCGGGTGAATAGGCAGCACGTATCCACGACGCATCTGTTCCAATGAAATTGACCTGGTACTTGATCCACATGTACACCCATTCAATCCCCATTTTACCCCCCCAGGAGTTGCGGACCAGCCAGGCCCCCTTCTCATCATCCCAGCCGACGATGGCGACCGCATGATTGGCCGGCCCTTTTTCGTCCTGGTTGAACACGCCCTCCGCGTAGGCCTGCATCGCCAGGGTAGCTCTCACCGCGCTGACGATGGGGCCGTATCTGCAAAGGGATTCCTTGATCGCGGGAGTGCTGGGAATCACTTCCTCGGCATTGACATAGCCCCAGGACAGGGCACGCATCTTCCCCGAGGGAGGGATGCAGTCGGAACGTTGTCCGAGATAGGGCTCGACCTCGGCGCCCACGGCTCCCTCGTTCGTGAGGACCTTGTAGGCGTCGGTCACCAATCCCCCGTTGCAATCGCTCGATTCCGAGGCGCAATTCAAGACGTTCTGCTCCGAGACAGGGACGTACTTGCCATGTTGGACGGAGTAGCTCCCCTCGAAGGCAGCGGCGGCGGCGAAAGCCCAGCAGGAAAAGCATCGACTGCCTTGATCTCGGATGTCGCCAACGTGGCCCTCTGTCCGCCAATCCCACTGGGCCGCCTTGGGGTCACATCGGGTATTCCACGGCCCGTTGAGGGGTTTGCTCGCGGAAACGAGCTGAATCCTGGATTCCTTCGTTTGCTCACGCGGCTGCCGCGAACTCATGGTCCTGAGAGGAATCCGTGGAGGAAGAGGGCGCTCGAGGACCTCTGTGTATTTCACCTCGAATGTCCAGCCCCGCTCCTTCCGAAGATGTTCCAGCTCCGCCAGCCGTGCGTGGGCTTGGGGCGGAGCACCTGCCGTAGCACATGCGGAGAAAGAGAACCCCAGGGAAATAACAAGCAAGCGCCGGAAGAAGCTGAAGGTCTTCTCGGCGTTCTACTTCTCCCAGGGTCTGGCCTTCCTGAACTCCAGACTCACGTCTCCTTTGGACACCGCCTTGAAGCGAAAGACCTGGACTTCACGCAGTCCGACCATGCCCGCGGAGCTGTTCTGGGCTTGAGTCTGGGGCTGTGCCACTTCAGAGCCCAGAAACTCCAGGTTGACGGGAGTGGCGCCAACAAGGTGCCAACTCGAGCCCGAACTCATGTGGACATTGAGGCTGACCTTGACGGTGTCTCCAGCACGGAGCTTGACCGGGCGTGTCGTCGTCTCGTCCACGCTGACCTCCGTCTCGTCCACGCTGGCTTCCGGCGGATTGCTACAGGCCAGCAGCAGGAGCGTGGGAAGCGCGACTCGAAGATGTCGAAAACCCTTTTCATCCCGACTCCGGTCGTGTTCAGTGCACCACCACAACAGGGATGGAGGATTGTCGCGACGACACAGAACGCGGTTGCTTCTTCCCCCCTGCCCCTGGGCTCTCAATAACTTCAAGGGTTTACCAACAT encodes:
- a CDS encoding AHH domain-containing protein gives rise to the protein MFAKAGMSLEDAANKVYLRKHAGPHSEAYHTEIFDRLNEAVRTCPNKGACRIALTRELNKIADEVCTPGSRLHRLATTP
- a CDS encoding imm11 family protein; protein product: MRILDRWTLGDPMDGNGQELWHGHLTEGTPISVQGPVRIGLYAPGRPLDFSTTALGVPIIHGKVKKLLEPRGLSSQMQLFPIIVEGQAEPYYLLNLLRVVRCIDDARCEEVAYRTVEDGYEDRIGEYRNVVGMRIDPSKVGDAEIFRPWGWQTNIIVSERVKRAMEESGMTGARFTEV
- a CDS encoding double-CXXCG motif protein produces the protein MSLIIARIDKEAMNYFRMKEDRAADYTGFVDAAHRWGLPGIYCPVCKSTWSGGAKVYPSVDLTPVIALADFEEARTEPIEEYERLSELVRPLLPPGAQLEPGAAFGPLVGKAQGRFRQFVSNYSFLILIRRETYEQLQSEPLRGLKGCRMEVRFRQRNPPELLELELIPHGRVHPDCLPPDRKPPCPRCHRRGIPLPKDLLLDATTLPTELDLFRLEDFPTVVVCTKRFVEACQRLGLDGLAFAPLPVR
- a CDS encoding double-CXXCG motif protein, encoding MKFYELKRDPSPRYTGNLNAAHKWGLPGVERCPVCDLPPEEYTMGQYPCVDLSALPPQDQGKLSDSWPVPREEFIRLRELVRPLAPAYAVLTSGARFGPLQGSGQGYFGQLVMQNPWSLCMRREALDRLRSAGVRGLIGCPTQVRFRTKHAPDLRDIQLEIHGRFHPDCLPPPNPPCPTCGVVMGHSVPDPYRLDAASLPRHVDIFRLADASTRIIANEGLVDAVRRLELEGVVFKELEAR
- a CDS encoding TIGR02269 family lipoprotein, producing the protein MTRVPRPRPLLPLFLSALVLAACATQPALEGAEPDDTTACDDADADQCVVLACDEGECAFFDCADVDPEALTQVPLAHGAELARFPRSPFRAPSAQRNWRRAGLHPQAQEFRPWFRARGINIHEWTMRIPEHVHLRIHHGANGGPWNQAWRQYINANPGYVPREVLIRKAFELALRFDIAGPIRPYNAPVPAPGPELLAP
- a CDS encoding C1 family peptidase, which produces MSSRQPREQTKESRIQLVSASKPLNGPWNTRCDPKAAQWDWRTEGHVGDIRDQGSRCFSCWAFAAAAAFEGSYSVQHGKYVPVSEQNVLNCASESSDCNGGLVTDAYKVLTNEGAVGAEVEPYLGQRSDCIPPSGKMRALSWGYVNAEEVIPSTPAIKESLCRYGPIVSAVRATLAMQAYAEGVFNQDEKGPANHAVAIVGWDDEKGAWLVRNSWGGKMGIEWVYMWIKYQVNFIGTDASWIRAAYSPGEMYAR
- a CDS encoding protease inhibitor I42 family protein; the protein is MDETEVSVDETTTRPVKLRAGDTVKVSLNVHMSSGSSWHLVGATPVNLEFLGSEVAQPQTQAQNSSAGMVGLREVQVFRFKAVSKGDVSLEFRKARPWEK